A window of the Scandinavium goeteborgense genome harbors these coding sequences:
- the sseA gene encoding 3-mercaptopyruvate sulfurtransferase — protein sequence MSTSYFVATDWLIEHSDDPNVLILDARMAPPGQEHRDVAAEYRAGHLPGAVFFDIEALSDHTSPLPHMMPRPEAFAVAMRELGVHRDKHLVIYDEGNLFSAPRAWWMLKNFGVEQVSILAGGLAGWQRDELPLQQGDVSLPEGEFEATFDASAVKRLTDVLVVSHENTAQIVDARPAPRFNAQADEPRPGLKRGHIPGARNVPWGDLVFEGELKTTDELRAIFERQGVDLHQPIIASCGSGVTACVVILALATLGVTDVTLYDGAWSEWGARDDLPVEPTP from the coding sequence ATGTCCACTTCATATTTTGTCGCAACCGACTGGCTGATTGAACATAGCGACGATCCGAACGTCCTGATCCTTGATGCGCGTATGGCCCCGCCAGGTCAGGAGCATCGTGATGTTGCCGCTGAATACCGCGCCGGGCATCTGCCGGGGGCGGTATTTTTCGATATTGAAGCCCTCTCCGATCATACCTCTCCCCTGCCGCACATGATGCCGCGTCCAGAAGCGTTTGCAGTGGCGATGCGTGAGCTTGGCGTGCACCGTGATAAACATCTGGTTATTTACGATGAGGGCAACCTCTTCTCCGCCCCGCGCGCCTGGTGGATGCTGAAGAATTTCGGCGTTGAGCAGGTCTCGATTCTGGCTGGGGGTCTTGCGGGCTGGCAGCGTGATGAGTTGCCGTTGCAACAGGGCGATGTCTCACTGCCGGAAGGTGAATTTGAGGCCACGTTTGATGCCAGCGCGGTGAAACGTCTGACCGATGTGCTGGTGGTCAGCCATGAAAACACCGCGCAAATTGTCGATGCCCGACCTGCGCCACGCTTTAACGCTCAGGCTGACGAACCGCGACCCGGCCTGAAACGCGGCCATATTCCTGGTGCCCGAAACGTGCCGTGGGGCGATCTTGTTTTTGAAGGCGAGCTGAAAACCACCGACGAACTGCGCGCTATTTTCGAGCGTCAGGGTGTGGATTTACACCAGCCGATTATCGCCAGCTGTGGTTCCGGCGTGACGGCGTGCGTGGTGATTCTGGCCCTCGCCACATTAGGCGTCACCGACGTCACCCTGTATGACGGTGCCTGGAGTGAATGGGGCGCCCGGGACGACCTGCCGGTTGAACCCACCCCATAA
- a CDS encoding 6-phospho-alpha-glucosidase, whose translation MFKPPFILSIAGGGSTYTPGIVKSLMVRLQDFPLAEIRLYDIDAARQDTIAPVVEKVIRDHSQDIKFTVTSDPEVAFSGAHFVFAQMRVGQYKMREQDEKIPLRHGVVGQETCGPGGLAYGLRTILPMVELIDLVDRYAHEKAWIVNYSNPAAIVAEGVRRLRPNARVLNICDMPVAAMRNMGAILGVDRHKLEVDYFGLNHFGWFTRVLVDGEDKLPELRRHIAKYGLLTEDAAKTDPQHSDPSWVKTWRNIKPIMDNFPEYLPNPYLQYYLMPNQIVEHQNPDYTRANEVMNGREKKLFAAAEEYKRTGILSDAFHVGVHGEFIVDVARSLAFNLRQRHLVMVENRGAIVNLPYDAVVEVPAYITSEGPEPVRVGQVPLFHQTLLQQQLASEQLLVEATIEGNYEKALQAFTLNRTVPTMEHAKAILDEMIEANRDYWPALQKAWQDGEGIKNRASLAS comes from the coding sequence ATGTTTAAACCCCCTTTTATTCTCTCCATTGCCGGTGGCGGCAGCACCTACACACCCGGGATTGTCAAAAGCCTGATGGTGCGTTTGCAGGATTTCCCCCTCGCGGAAATTCGTCTGTACGACATTGATGCCGCGCGGCAGGACACCATCGCGCCGGTGGTCGAGAAAGTGATTCGCGATCACAGCCAGGACATCAAATTCACAGTGACGAGCGATCCGGAAGTGGCCTTTAGCGGCGCGCATTTTGTTTTCGCTCAAATGCGCGTCGGTCAGTACAAAATGCGCGAGCAGGACGAGAAGATCCCCCTGCGCCACGGCGTGGTCGGACAAGAAACCTGTGGCCCTGGCGGGCTGGCGTATGGGCTGCGCACGATCCTGCCCATGGTGGAGCTTATCGATCTGGTTGATCGTTATGCTCACGAAAAAGCGTGGATCGTCAACTATTCCAACCCGGCCGCGATTGTCGCTGAAGGCGTACGTCGTCTGCGCCCTAACGCTCGGGTGCTGAACATTTGCGATATGCCGGTCGCCGCCATGCGCAATATGGGCGCAATCCTCGGGGTCGATCGTCACAAACTGGAAGTGGACTATTTCGGGTTGAATCACTTTGGCTGGTTCACCCGCGTCCTGGTCGACGGCGAGGACAAACTGCCTGAACTGCGTCGTCATATCGCGAAATATGGGTTACTGACGGAAGACGCGGCCAAAACCGATCCGCAACATTCCGATCCGTCGTGGGTGAAAACCTGGCGCAACATTAAGCCGATCATGGATAACTTCCCGGAGTATCTGCCGAATCCGTATCTGCAGTATTACCTGATGCCGAACCAGATTGTTGAGCATCAGAACCCGGACTACACCCGCGCCAATGAAGTGATGAACGGACGGGAGAAAAAGCTGTTCGCCGCAGCGGAAGAGTATAAACGCACCGGTATCTTGTCCGACGCATTCCACGTCGGCGTGCACGGTGAGTTTATTGTCGATGTGGCCCGGTCACTCGCCTTCAACCTGCGCCAACGTCATCTGGTGATGGTTGAAAACCGTGGGGCAATCGTCAACCTGCCTTACGACGCGGTGGTGGAAGTTCCGGCCTATATCACCTCGGAAGGGCCAGAACCGGTGCGGGTCGGCCAGGTACCGTTGTTCCATCAGACGCTGCTGCAACAGCAACTCGCCTCCGAGCAACTACTGGTTGAAGCCACCATTGAAGGGAACTACGAAAAAGCCCTGCAAGCCTTTACGCTCAATCGCACCGTGCCAACCATGGAACACGCAAAAGCGATTCTTGATGAGATGATTGAAGCCAACCGTGATTACTGGCCCGCATTGCAAAAAGCCTGGCAGGATGGCGAAGGGATAAAAAATAGGGCGTCGCTCGCGAGTTGA
- a CDS encoding PTS transporter subunit EIIC, whose translation MKRAVNALQNFGKSLYGPVLILPIVGLFIAFGNVLGNGSLAEYLPFLGHPLIQNLGQLIAKSAVSVLVNLALVFAVGIPVGLAARDKGYAALIGLLTFVVFINAMNVTLQLQGELAPADQMKATGQSMVLGVQVLEMGVFAGILTGALSGYLYNKYSGVQFNGAMAIYSGHCFVAIIMLPVSMLLGVVMSELWPYAQHGISAMALAIKGSGALGVMIYGFLERILVPTGLHHLVYTPFLYTELGGTQEVCGTLYQGARNIYFAEMACPEVKQLSSTVVWDARGISKMFGLPAAALAMYMTAKPERKAAAKAILIPAALTSLLVGVTEPIEFSFLFVAPLLFVVHAVLTGIGMMLFSLLGVHAIGANGIIDFILYNLPLGTEKSNWPMYIVVGLIMFALYFVVFRFLILHFNMKTPGREEADEETRLYSKQEYQAKGNNDGLGESIVAGLGGRENIEVVDNCYTRLRVTVKDIDIIDEPRLSATGAKGIIKQGNNVQVVYGLHVKKMREAVETFL comes from the coding sequence ATGAAACGAGCCGTGAATGCCCTACAAAACTTCGGAAAATCATTATACGGACCGGTGCTTATCTTACCGATAGTCGGTCTTTTTATTGCTTTTGGAAACGTGCTGGGTAACGGCAGCCTTGCCGAATATCTGCCCTTTCTCGGTCATCCGCTGATTCAAAACCTCGGTCAGCTGATCGCAAAATCTGCCGTTTCGGTACTGGTCAATCTGGCGCTGGTGTTCGCCGTCGGGATCCCTGTCGGGCTGGCAGCACGCGATAAAGGCTACGCGGCGCTGATTGGTCTGTTGACCTTTGTGGTGTTTATCAATGCCATGAACGTCACCCTTCAGCTTCAGGGCGAGCTCGCTCCGGCGGACCAGATGAAAGCCACCGGACAAAGCATGGTGTTAGGCGTACAGGTGCTGGAAATGGGCGTGTTCGCCGGGATCCTGACCGGAGCGCTCTCCGGTTACCTGTACAACAAATATTCCGGCGTACAGTTTAACGGGGCGATGGCTATCTATTCCGGCCACTGTTTTGTCGCCATTATCATGTTGCCAGTGTCGATGCTCCTCGGAGTGGTAATGAGCGAGCTTTGGCCCTATGCGCAGCACGGTATCAGCGCGATGGCGCTGGCGATTAAAGGCTCCGGTGCGCTTGGCGTTATGATTTACGGTTTCCTCGAGCGCATTCTGGTGCCTACCGGGCTGCATCATCTGGTCTACACCCCATTCCTGTATACCGAGCTGGGTGGCACTCAGGAGGTCTGCGGCACGCTGTATCAAGGCGCGCGGAATATCTATTTCGCTGAGATGGCCTGTCCGGAGGTGAAACAGCTGAGCAGCACCGTGGTATGGGATGCCCGGGGTATCAGCAAAATGTTCGGTCTGCCTGCGGCGGCGCTGGCGATGTACATGACCGCCAAACCCGAGCGCAAGGCCGCAGCAAAAGCCATTCTGATCCCGGCAGCGCTCACCTCCTTGCTGGTCGGCGTCACCGAGCCCATCGAATTTTCTTTCCTGTTCGTCGCGCCGCTGCTGTTTGTGGTCCATGCGGTGCTCACTGGCATCGGCATGATGCTGTTTTCCCTGCTTGGCGTTCACGCCATTGGCGCTAACGGCATCATCGATTTCATTCTCTACAACCTGCCGCTGGGCACGGAGAAATCCAACTGGCCGATGTACATCGTGGTCGGATTGATCATGTTCGCGCTCTACTTTGTCGTGTTCCGCTTCCTGATCCTGCATTTCAACATGAAAACGCCAGGTCGCGAGGAGGCCGATGAGGAGACACGTCTGTACAGCAAACAGGAGTATCAGGCGAAGGGCAACAACGACGGGCTTGGCGAATCCATCGTGGCGGGCCTCGGGGGACGTGAAAATATTGAAGTGGTGGATAACTGCTATACCCGCCTGCGCGTCACGGTAAAGGATATCGACATCATTGATGAACCGCGACTCAGTGCGACGGGCGCAAAAGGGATTATCAAACAAGGTAACAACGTTCAGGTGGTCTACGGGCTGCATGTCAAAAAAATGCGAGAAGCCGTTGAGACGTTTCTCTGA
- a CDS encoding alpha-2-macroglobulin family protein produces MKPYRLAALSLALITAFSLSGCDNNDKTQTVKPASSAAETPSKLTPVAPSAATLDKLAAQNKGKALTLIDASEVQLDGAATLVLTFSIPLNPAQDFSSRIHLVDKKSGKVDGAWELAPNLKELRMRHLEPKRNLVLTVDPDVEAVNKTTFDKTYEQNIATRDIAPSVGFASRGSLLPGKVVAGLPVMALNVNNVDVNFFRIKPESLASFISQWEYRSSLSNWESDELLKMADLVYTGRFDLNPERNTREKLLLPLSDIKPLQQAGVYIAVMNQAGHYTYSNAATLFTLSDIGVSAHRYHNRLDVFTQSLENGAAQSGIDVQLLNDKGQTLAQANSDSKGHVSLQTDKDAALLLARKDGQTTLLDLKLPALDLSEFDIAGTPGYSKQFFMFGPRDLYRPGETVIVNGLLRDSDGKPLPDQPVKLEVVQPDGQVVRTVMSKAVNGLYQFSWALDAGAATGMWHVRASAGDKQNREWDFHVEDFMPERLALNLTPDKAPRAPEEDVSFAVTGYYLYGAPANGNALQGKMFLRPLRDAVAALPGFEFGDIAEENLSRTLDEVQLKLDAQGHGEVKVDSQWQETHSPLQVILQASLLESGGRPVTRRAEQAIWPAETLPGIRPEFASKEVYDYRTDTTANQPMVDENSTAGFDIVYANAKGEKKAVSGLKVRLIRERRDYYWNWSDSDGWQSQFDQKDLVEGEQTLDLNANETGKVSFPVEWGSYRLDVKAPDDTVSSVRFWAGYSWQDNSDGAGAARPDRVTMKLDKPAYKPGDTIKLHISAPAAGKGYAMVESSEGPLWWQEIDVPAQGMDLSIPVDKTWNRHDLYLSTLVIRPGDKSKSATPKRAVGLLHLPLGDENRRLNIALDTPQKMRPNQPLTVKIKASTKEGALPKQVNVLVSAVDSGVLNITDYTTPDPWHAFFGQKRYGADIYDIYGQVIEGQGRLASLRFGGDGDELKRGGKPPVNHVTIVAQQAQPVTLDENGEGTVTLPIGDFNGELRVMALAWTADDFGSSDSKVVVAAPVIVELNTPRFLASGDSSRLTLDLTNLTDQPQTLNINLSATGLLGLQGTQPEPTQLPPGARVTLFIPVSAQNGFGEGSVQATVSGLTLPGETFTPLQKEWKIGVRPAFPAQTVNAGVALQPGESWTVPASQLEGFVPETLQSQLLFSGKPPLNLARYIRELKAYPYGCLEQTASGLFPQLYTNAAQLKTLGIVGDTDEKRRAAVDLGIARLLQMQRDDGGFALWDKEGSEEYWLTAYVMDFLTRASEQGYSVPADAMTRGNNRLLRYLQEPGLMTIRYTNDSQASRFAVQSYAALVLARQQKAPLGALREIWERHLQAKAGLPLMQLGLALKAMGDAPRGDAAIQLAQNTPRQENNGWMADYGSQLRDNALMLSLLEENKLLPDVQNTLLNTLSQQAFGERWLSTQEMNALFLAAKGLQDLPGTWQAQTSLQAEPLSADKSLSRNLTTDQLASLNVKNTGTQPLWLRLDSSGYPEYAPKPASNVLHIKRQFLGADGQLKSLSSLRSGDLVLVHLEVEASQNVPDALVVDLLPAGLELENQNLANSSASLQDNGAEVQNLLNQMQQADIQHIEFRDDRFVAAVAVSQGQPVTLVYLARAVTPGTYDVPVPQVESMYVPQWRATGETDGPLIVTP; encoded by the coding sequence ATGAAACCGTATCGTTTGGCAGCGCTATCACTCGCGCTGATTACCGCATTTTCGCTAAGTGGCTGTGATAACAACGACAAAACACAGACCGTGAAGCCCGCGTCTTCAGCCGCTGAGACGCCATCGAAACTGACGCCTGTTGCTCCGAGCGCGGCAACGCTGGATAAACTGGCTGCGCAGAATAAAGGCAAAGCGCTGACCCTGATTGATGCGTCCGAAGTGCAGCTTGATGGTGCGGCGACGCTGGTCCTCACGTTTTCTATTCCGCTTAATCCTGCTCAGGATTTTTCCAGCCGCATACACCTTGTTGATAAGAAAAGCGGCAAAGTGGACGGGGCCTGGGAACTGGCACCTAATTTGAAAGAATTGCGCATGCGCCATCTGGAGCCCAAGCGCAATCTGGTATTAACCGTCGATCCGGACGTGGAGGCGGTGAATAAAACCACCTTCGATAAAACCTACGAACAGAACATCGCCACCCGTGATATCGCGCCAAGCGTTGGCTTTGCCAGCCGCGGTTCGCTGCTGCCGGGTAAAGTCGTGGCCGGGCTGCCGGTGATGGCGCTGAACGTCAATAACGTCGACGTGAATTTCTTCCGCATTAAACCTGAATCGCTGGCGTCATTTATCAGCCAGTGGGAATACCGCAGTTCGCTCAGCAACTGGGAATCTGATGAGTTGCTGAAAATGGCCGATCTGGTTTATACCGGGCGCTTTGATCTCAATCCTGAGCGTAATACTCGGGAAAAATTGCTGCTGCCGTTAAGCGATATCAAACCGCTCCAGCAGGCGGGCGTCTATATCGCGGTGATGAATCAGGCCGGTCATTACACTTACAGCAATGCCGCGACGCTGTTCACCCTGAGCGATATTGGGGTCTCCGCGCACCGTTATCATAATCGTCTGGATGTGTTTACCCAGAGCCTTGAAAATGGCGCGGCGCAAAGTGGCATCGACGTTCAATTGCTCAATGATAAAGGCCAGACTCTGGCCCAGGCCAACAGCGATTCGAAAGGTCATGTTTCTCTGCAAACGGACAAAGATGCGGCCCTGTTGCTGGCGCGTAAAGACGGCCAGACCACGCTGCTTGATCTCAAGCTTCCGGCGCTGGACCTGTCAGAATTTGATATTGCAGGCACGCCGGGTTACAGCAAACAGTTCTTTATGTTCGGCCCGCGCGACCTTTATCGTCCGGGTGAAACGGTGATTGTGAATGGCCTGCTGCGCGACAGCGACGGCAAGCCACTGCCCGATCAGCCGGTAAAACTTGAAGTGGTTCAGCCTGACGGTCAGGTGGTGCGTACCGTCATGAGCAAGGCCGTTAACGGTCTGTACCAATTTAGTTGGGCGCTGGATGCCGGGGCGGCCACCGGAATGTGGCACGTTCGCGCCAGCGCGGGTGACAAGCAAAATCGTGAGTGGGATTTCCACGTCGAAGATTTCATGCCAGAGCGCCTGGCCCTCAACCTGACGCCGGATAAAGCCCCGCGGGCACCCGAAGAGGACGTCAGTTTTGCGGTGACCGGTTATTACCTGTATGGCGCGCCGGCGAATGGCAACGCCCTGCAGGGCAAGATGTTCCTGCGTCCCTTGCGAGACGCCGTAGCCGCGCTACCGGGCTTTGAGTTCGGTGATATCGCCGAAGAGAATCTCTCGCGCACGCTGGACGAAGTACAGCTCAAACTCGACGCCCAAGGTCACGGTGAGGTGAAAGTCGACAGCCAGTGGCAGGAAACCCATTCTCCGCTGCAGGTGATCCTTCAGGCGAGTCTGTTGGAATCCGGCGGCCGTCCGGTCACGCGTCGCGCCGAGCAGGCTATCTGGCCTGCGGAAACGCTGCCGGGGATCCGCCCTGAATTTGCCAGCAAAGAGGTCTACGACTATCGCACCGACACCACCGCCAATCAGCCGATGGTGGATGAAAACAGCACTGCCGGGTTCGATATCGTATATGCCAATGCGAAGGGCGAGAAAAAAGCGGTCTCGGGGCTGAAGGTCCGCCTGATCCGCGAGCGTCGGGACTACTACTGGAACTGGTCTGACAGCGATGGCTGGCAGTCACAGTTCGATCAAAAGGATCTGGTTGAAGGCGAACAAACGCTGGATCTTAACGCCAATGAAACTGGCAAAGTCAGCTTCCCGGTGGAGTGGGGTTCATACCGTCTGGACGTCAAAGCGCCGGATGACACCGTGAGCAGCGTGCGTTTCTGGGCCGGTTACAGCTGGCAGGATAATAGCGACGGAGCCGGGGCCGCACGCCCGGACCGCGTCACCATGAAGCTCGACAAACCGGCCTATAAGCCGGGCGACACCATCAAGCTGCACATCTCCGCCCCGGCGGCGGGTAAAGGCTACGCGATGGTGGAATCCAGCGAAGGCCCGCTGTGGTGGCAGGAAATCGATGTGCCAGCGCAAGGGATGGACCTGTCGATTCCGGTTGATAAAACCTGGAACCGCCACGATTTGTATCTCAGCACGCTGGTGATTCGCCCTGGCGATAAATCAAAATCAGCAACGCCAAAACGAGCCGTGGGCCTGCTGCATTTACCGCTCGGGGATGAAAACCGCCGTCTGAACATTGCGCTGGATACCCCGCAGAAAATGCGTCCGAACCAGCCGCTGACGGTGAAAATCAAAGCCAGCACCAAAGAAGGGGCGTTACCGAAGCAGGTCAACGTGCTGGTCTCCGCGGTTGATAGCGGCGTGCTGAATATCACCGACTACACCACACCGGATCCGTGGCATGCCTTCTTTGGGCAGAAACGCTACGGCGCTGATATCTACGACATCTACGGCCAGGTCATTGAAGGCCAGGGTCGTCTTGCCAGCCTGCGTTTTGGTGGTGACGGCGACGAACTCAAACGCGGCGGTAAGCCACCGGTGAATCACGTCACCATTGTTGCTCAACAGGCGCAACCGGTCACGCTGGACGAAAACGGTGAAGGTACCGTGACGCTGCCCATTGGCGATTTCAACGGTGAACTGCGCGTGATGGCGCTGGCCTGGACGGCAGATGATTTCGGCAGCAGCGACAGCAAAGTCGTGGTGGCCGCGCCAGTTATTGTCGAACTGAATACGCCACGCTTCCTGGCGAGCGGCGACAGCAGCCGTCTGACGCTGGATCTCACCAACCTGACTGACCAGCCGCAAACGTTAAATATAAATCTTTCTGCTACGGGTTTGCTGGGGCTCCAGGGTACACAGCCAGAGCCAACCCAACTTCCGCCGGGCGCGCGGGTAACGCTGTTTATTCCGGTGAGCGCGCAGAATGGCTTTGGAGAAGGTTCTGTGCAGGCGACAGTCAGCGGCTTGACGCTACCGGGCGAAACGTTCACGCCTCTGCAAAAAGAGTGGAAAATCGGCGTACGTCCGGCGTTCCCGGCGCAAACCGTCAACGCGGGCGTGGCGCTGCAGCCAGGTGAAAGCTGGACGGTCCCGGCTTCACAGCTTGAAGGATTTGTCCCGGAAACGCTGCAAAGCCAGCTGTTGTTCAGTGGCAAACCGCCGCTGAACCTGGCACGATACATTCGTGAACTGAAAGCGTACCCGTACGGCTGTCTGGAACAAACCGCCAGCGGCCTGTTCCCGCAGCTCTACACCAATGCGGCGCAGTTAAAAACGTTGGGCATTGTAGGCGACACCGACGAGAAGCGCCGCGCGGCGGTGGATTTGGGGATCGCGCGTCTGCTGCAAATGCAGCGCGACGACGGTGGTTTCGCCTTGTGGGACAAAGAAGGCTCGGAAGAATACTGGCTGACGGCTTATGTGATGGACTTCCTGACTCGCGCCAGCGAACAGGGCTACAGCGTTCCAGCGGATGCGATGACGCGCGGGAATAATCGCCTGCTGCGTTATTTGCAGGAGCCAGGGTTGATGACCATTCGCTATACCAATGACAGCCAGGCGAGCCGTTTTGCGGTGCAGTCATACGCCGCGCTGGTGTTGGCTCGTCAGCAGAAAGCTCCGTTGGGTGCGCTGCGTGAAATCTGGGAGCGTCATCTTCAGGCGAAAGCGGGTCTGCCGCTGATGCAGCTGGGTCTGGCGCTGAAAGCGATGGGTGATGCCCCGCGCGGTGATGCAGCGATTCAGTTGGCTCAGAACACGCCGCGGCAGGAAAACAACGGCTGGATGGCGGATTACGGCAGCCAGCTGCGCGATAACGCGCTGATGCTGAGCCTGCTGGAAGAGAATAAGCTGCTGCCAGATGTGCAAAACACGCTGCTGAACACCCTGTCACAACAGGCGTTCGGTGAGCGCTGGTTGTCGACGCAGGAGATGAATGCGCTGTTCCTGGCCGCAAAAGGTTTACAGGATTTGCCGGGTACCTGGCAGGCGCAGACCTCGCTTCAGGCTGAACCGCTTAGCGCGGATAAATCTCTCTCCCGAAATCTGACCACCGATCAGCTGGCTTCACTGAACGTGAAAAACACCGGAACGCAACCCCTGTGGCTGCGTCTGGACAGCAGTGGTTACCCGGAATATGCGCCTAAGCCTGCCAGCAACGTGCTGCATATTAAGCGCCAGTTCCTGGGGGCAGACGGACAGCTGAAGTCGCTTTCTTCGCTGCGCAGCGGGGATTTAGTGCTGGTGCATTTAGAGGTCGAAGCGAGCCAGAATGTGCCGGATGCGCTGGTGGTTGACCTTCTCCCGGCGGGGCTTGAGCTGGAAAACCAGAATCTGGCCAACAGCAGCGCCAGCCTTCAGGACAACGGAGCCGAGGTGCAGAATCTGCTTAATCAAATGCAGCAGGCCGATATTCAGCACATCGAATTCCGCGATGATCGCTTTGTTGCGGCGGTCGCGGTGAGCCAGGGTCAACCCGTTACGCTGGTGTATCTGGCGCGTGCGGTGACGCCGGGCACCTATGATGTTCCCGTGCCGCAAGTGGAATCGATGTACGTTCCACAATGGCGCGCCACCGGGGAGACCGACGGACCGCTGATCGTCACGCCATAA